A genome region from Panthera uncia isolate 11264 chromosome A3 unlocalized genomic scaffold, Puncia_PCG_1.0 HiC_scaffold_11, whole genome shotgun sequence includes the following:
- the LOC125936486 gene encoding 1,25-dihydroxyvitamin D(3) 24-hydroxylase, mitochondrial isoform X1: protein MSSPIGKSRSLAAVLQQLRHLGQPPRAVTSAACAPPRPREVPLCPVMERGEAQDAAALPGPTNWPLLGSLPEILWKGGLKKQHDTLAEYHRKYGKIFRMKLGSFDSVHLGSPCLLEALYRTESAYPQRLEIKPWKAYRDYRREGYGLLILEGEDWQRVRSAFQKKLMKPVEIMKLDNKINEVLADFMGRIDELCDERGRIEGLYSELNKWSFESICLVLYEKRFGLLQENAGDEALNFITAIKTMMSMFGRMMVTPVELHRSLNTKVWQAHTQAWDTIFRSVKSCIDSRLEHYSEQPSKDFLCDIYLHNQLSRKELYAAVTELQLAAVETTANSLMWILYNLSRNPRVQQKLLKEIQSVLPENQMPRAEDLRNMPYLKACLKESMRLTPSVPFTTRTLDKATVLGEYALPKGTVLMLNTQVLGSNEENFKDSSQFRPERWLQEKKKINPFAHLPFGVGKRMCIGRRLAELQLHLALCWIVRKYDVLATDDKPVEMLHLGILVPSRELPIAFCRR, encoded by the exons ATGAGCTCCCCCATCGGCAAGAGCCGCTCCCTTGCCGCCGTCCTCCAACAGCTGCGCCACCTGGGGCAGCCCCCCAGAGCCGTGACGTCTGCGGCGTGCGCGCCTCCTCGGCCGCGGGAGGTGCCCCTCTGCCCGGTGATGGAACGCGGCGAGGCGCAGGACGCGGCCGCCCTGCCGGGTCCCACCAACTGGCCGCTGCTGGGCAGCCTGCCGGAGATTCTCTGGAAAGGGGGGCTCAAGAAACAGCACGACACGCTG GCCGAGTACCACCGGAAATACGGCAAGATTTTCCGCATGAAGTTGGGTTCCTTCGACTCGGTGCACCTGGGCTCGCCGTGCCTGCTGGAAGCGCTGTACCGCACGGAGAGCGCGTACCCCCAGCGGCTGGAGATCAAGCCCTGGAAAGCCTATCGGGACTACCGCCGGGAGGGCTACGGGCTGCTGATCCT GGAAGGAGAAGACTGGCAGAGAGTTCGGAGTGCCTTCCAGAAGAAACTAATGAAACCAGTGGAAATTATGAAGCTGGACAACAAAATCAATGAG gTCTTGGCTGATTTTATGGGTAGAATAGATGAGCTCTGTGATGAGAGAGGCCGCATTGAAGGCTTATACAGCGAACTGAACAAATGgtcatttgaaa gcATCTGCCTTGTGCTCTATGAGAAGAGATTTGGACTCCTTCAGGAGAATGCAGGAGATGAAGCTTTGAACTTCATCACGGCCATCAAAACA ATGATGAGCATGTTTGGGAGGATGATGGTGACCCCAGTTGAGCTGCACAGGAGCCTCAATACCAAGGTCTGGCAGGCCCATACGCAGGCCTGGGACACCATCTTCCGATCAG TCAAATCTTGCATCGACAGCCGGTTGGAGCACTATTCTGAGCAGCCCAGCAAGGATTTCCTTTGTGATATTTATCTCCACAATCAGCTTTCCAGGAAAGAACTGTATGCAGCTGTCACAGAGCTCCAACTGGCTGCAGTAGAAACG ACGGCAAACAGCTTAATGTGGATTCTCTACAATTTATCCCGTAATCCCCGTGTGCAACAAAAGCTTCTGAAGGAAATTCAGAGTGTATTGCCTGAGAATCAGATGCCACGGGCAGAGGATTTGAGGAATATGCCATATTTAAAAGCCTGCCTGAAAGAATCCATGAG gctGACCCCAAGTGTACCATTTACAACCCGGACTCTTGACAAAGCTACGGTTCTGGGTGAATATGCTTTACCCAAAGGA ACAGTGTTGATGCTCAATACCCAGGTGTTGGGATccaatgaagaaaattttaaagattccAGTCAGTTTAGGCCCGAACGGTGGcttcaggagaagaaaaagattaatCCTTTTGCGCATCTTCCGTTTGGTGTTGGGAAGAGAATGTGCATCGGTCGCCGACTGGCTGAGCTCCAGCTCcacttggctctgtgctgg ATCGTCCGCAAATACGACGTCCTGGCCACGGACGACAAGCCCGTGGAGATGCTGCACCTGGGTATTCTGGTACCCAGCCGGGAGCTCCCCATAGCCTTCTGCCGGCGGTAG
- the LOC125936486 gene encoding 1,25-dihydroxyvitamin D(3) 24-hydroxylase, mitochondrial isoform X2, translating to MSSPIGKSRSLAAVLQQLRHLGQPPRAVTSAACAPPRPREVPLCPVMERGEAQDAAALPGPTNWPLLGSLPEILWKGGLKKQHDTLAEYHRKYGKIFRMKLGSFDSVHLGSPCLLEALYRTESAYPQRLEIKPWKAYRDYRREGYGLLILEGEDWQRVRSAFQKKLMKPVEIMKLDNKINEVLADFMGRIDELCDERGRIEGLYSELNKWSFESICLVLYEKRFGLLQENAGDEALNFITAIKTMMSMFGRMMVTPVELHRSLNTKVWQAHTQAWDTIFRSVKSCIDSRLEHYSEQPSKDFLCDIYLHNQLSRKELYAAVTELQLAAVETTANSLMWILYNLSRNPRVQQKLLKEIQSVLPENQMPRAEDLRNMPYLKACLKESMRLTPSVPFTTRTLDKATVLGEYALPKGIVRKYDVLATDDKPVEMLHLGILVPSRELPIAFCRR from the exons ATGAGCTCCCCCATCGGCAAGAGCCGCTCCCTTGCCGCCGTCCTCCAACAGCTGCGCCACCTGGGGCAGCCCCCCAGAGCCGTGACGTCTGCGGCGTGCGCGCCTCCTCGGCCGCGGGAGGTGCCCCTCTGCCCGGTGATGGAACGCGGCGAGGCGCAGGACGCGGCCGCCCTGCCGGGTCCCACCAACTGGCCGCTGCTGGGCAGCCTGCCGGAGATTCTCTGGAAAGGGGGGCTCAAGAAACAGCACGACACGCTG GCCGAGTACCACCGGAAATACGGCAAGATTTTCCGCATGAAGTTGGGTTCCTTCGACTCGGTGCACCTGGGCTCGCCGTGCCTGCTGGAAGCGCTGTACCGCACGGAGAGCGCGTACCCCCAGCGGCTGGAGATCAAGCCCTGGAAAGCCTATCGGGACTACCGCCGGGAGGGCTACGGGCTGCTGATCCT GGAAGGAGAAGACTGGCAGAGAGTTCGGAGTGCCTTCCAGAAGAAACTAATGAAACCAGTGGAAATTATGAAGCTGGACAACAAAATCAATGAG gTCTTGGCTGATTTTATGGGTAGAATAGATGAGCTCTGTGATGAGAGAGGCCGCATTGAAGGCTTATACAGCGAACTGAACAAATGgtcatttgaaa gcATCTGCCTTGTGCTCTATGAGAAGAGATTTGGACTCCTTCAGGAGAATGCAGGAGATGAAGCTTTGAACTTCATCACGGCCATCAAAACA ATGATGAGCATGTTTGGGAGGATGATGGTGACCCCAGTTGAGCTGCACAGGAGCCTCAATACCAAGGTCTGGCAGGCCCATACGCAGGCCTGGGACACCATCTTCCGATCAG TCAAATCTTGCATCGACAGCCGGTTGGAGCACTATTCTGAGCAGCCCAGCAAGGATTTCCTTTGTGATATTTATCTCCACAATCAGCTTTCCAGGAAAGAACTGTATGCAGCTGTCACAGAGCTCCAACTGGCTGCAGTAGAAACG ACGGCAAACAGCTTAATGTGGATTCTCTACAATTTATCCCGTAATCCCCGTGTGCAACAAAAGCTTCTGAAGGAAATTCAGAGTGTATTGCCTGAGAATCAGATGCCACGGGCAGAGGATTTGAGGAATATGCCATATTTAAAAGCCTGCCTGAAAGAATCCATGAG gctGACCCCAAGTGTACCATTTACAACCCGGACTCTTGACAAAGCTACGGTTCTGGGTGAATATGCTTTACCCAAAGGA ATCGTCCGCAAATACGACGTCCTGGCCACGGACGACAAGCCCGTGGAGATGCTGCACCTGGGTATTCTGGTACCCAGCCGGGAGCTCCCCATAGCCTTCTGCCGGCGGTAG